The sequence below is a genomic window from Candidatus Eisenbacteria bacterium.
CATCGGGGAGCATCGCGCAAGGGAGCCGGTCATGGCCGCATCTCCTCTCCGGCCGACACGGGCCTGAGTCTCGCGGTGAAGTGGCGAAGCACAGGCGCCTCGTGTACGAGATCGAGCCCGCGGATCTTGTCGCGTCTCCGGAAAACGGAGCAGATCGTCTCGCCCGTGTATTCCATGTGCGCGGTCGTGTAGACTCGGCGGGGGATCGCCAGGCGCACCATCTCGAGCTCGGGATGGGTTTCCTTCCCCGTCTTCGGGTCCTTGTGTCCGAACATGAGGCTTCCGATCTCCACCGTCCGGATCCCACCCTCGACGTAGAGCTCGCATGCGAGCGCCTGCGCCGGAAACCGCGACTGAGGAACCTCGGGGAGGAACGCGCGCGCGTCGAGATAGACCGCGTGGCCGCCCACCGGCTTCAGAATCGGCACTCCTTCCCGGTCGAGAAGATCCCCGAGAAACCGAACCTGCGCGATTCGGTATTCGAGATAGTCCTCGTGGAGAACTTCGGAGAGCCCGCGGGCGATCGCCTCGATATCCCTTCCGGCGAGACCTCCATAGGTCGGGAATCCCTCGACGAGGATGAGGAGGTTCGTGATCTTCTCGGCGAGCGCCGGGTCTTTTGTGCAGAGAAACCCGCCGATGTTCACAAGGCCGTCCTTCTTCGCGCTCATCGTGCAGCCGTCGCCGTAGGAGAAGATCTCGCGCGCGATCGAAAGAAGATCCCGATCGGCGTAGCCGGGCTCCCGTTTCTTGATGAAGTAACAATTCTCGGCGAAACGGCATGCGTCGAAATAGAGAGGGATGCCGTATCGATCGAGGAGCGCCCGTGTCGCGCGGATGTTCTCGAGCGAGACCGGCTGTCCTCCGCCCGAGTTGTTCGTGATCGTCAAGAGGCAAAGAGGAACGCGCTCCCGGCCGACCTCCCGGATCGTCCGCTCGAGCTTTCCGAGATCCATGTTCCCCTTGAACGGATGGTCGGCCCGCGGATCGAGCCCCTCGTCGATCACGCAATCGACCGCCCGCCCCCGATTGTGCTCGATGTTCGCGCGCGTCGTGTCGAAGTGAATGTTGTTCGGGACGGAGTCGCCTGCCTTCACCACCGTGCTGAAGAGCAGGTTCTCCGCGACGCGCCCCTGGTGAGCCGGGATGACGTGCGGATAGCCGAAGATCTCGTGCACCGTCTTCTCGAAACGGTAGTAGTTCCGGCTTCCCGCGTACGACTCGTCGCCGACCATAAGACCGGCCCACTGGTTGTCGCTCATCGCGGAAGTGCCGGAGTCGGTGAGGAGGTCGATGGTGACCTTCTCGGCCGGAATGTTGAACAGATTGTAGCCCGACTTCTCGAGGGCCGCGCGTCTCTCCTCGCGCGACGTTCTCGGGATCGCCTCGACCACTTTGATCTTAAAGGGTTCCATCGGGTAGTCCATCTACTCCGCCCTCTCGTTGTCTCGAACGATCTCGACGATCTCTTCCTCCGAAGACGCCTTCCGGAGCGCCTTCCGAACCGAAGCCTCTCCCAAGAGGCGTGAAAGACCCCTGAGGATCTTGAGCCTCGCCTGCTCTTCCCGGAATGGACAGACAAGGAGAAAGACGACGTGAACCGGCGAGGAGTCGAGCGCGTCGAAGTCGACTCCCTTCGGCGAGATCCCGATCACGGCGCTCGTCTCGAAGTCCGCGTCGATCTCGGCGTGCGGGATCGCGACCCCGCGTCCGATCCCCGTCGAGACCTCCCGCTCCCTCTCCCAGACGCTCGCGCGAATCCTCTCGCGGAGATCCTCGCGACCGGAGAGACGGACCCAGCGGTCGATCATCTCGTCGAGCACCTCTTCTTTCGCCGAGGAACGGAGGGGAAGAAGAACGCGGTCTCGATCGATGAGCGAGGAGATCGTCGTCGCCATTTCCCACCCGATCGGTCGGTGCCCGCGCCTCGGGTCGGACCCGCCGATGCCATCGAGGGTGCGGCGGACGGAGGAAGGACACCCCCGAACGGCGCGTGGGGCAAAAATACCAAAGCCCTGCGCCGAGTGTCAAACCCCCGGTACCTGATACCCTATTCGAAATAGCCTATTCGAAACTATAAAATGGGTATCAGGTACCGAGGACCGCTCGACAACGGTCGTGCCATCTCACCGGACCCGCACGACCTTTTTCGTCGCGGTCATCTCCCCCGCGACCAGCCGCATGAAGTAGGTGCCCGCCGCCACGTCCCGCCCGGATGTGTCCCGACCGTCCCAGGAGACGACGTGGCTCCCCGCCTCGTGCTGTCCCCGCGCGAGCGTCGCGATTCGGCGCCCGCTGACGTCGTAGACCGTGAGCTCCACCGGGCACGCCTTCGCGAGGGCGAAGGAGATGGACGTCTGCGGAGCGAACGGATTGGGCCAGGCCCCGATCGCCGTCGCGAGACCGGACGGACGGGCGGACGGCTCATCGATCCCGCTCTGAACCGCGCAGTGCGGGAGGAAGATCTCGAGATGCCCGAGTTCCGCTGCCTGGTAGACGCGGCTCTCGGTGACGGCCGCGGAGTGGGCGATCCCACCCGTCGAGGCCACCCCGACATAGATCGGGGCGTCGGCGTCGCTGATGTCGAAGACGTGGAGCCCATTGCCGGAAGCATAGAGGAGATCCCCCGCGACCGTCATCCCGTCCGCCCCGCCCGGGAAGTCGGCCGAGCCGAGCAGGCTCGGGGAGGCGGGGTCGGTCACGTCGAACACCATGAGATCCAGGGCGGCTACATAAAGACGGTTTCCGCTCAGCGCGGGCGCTCCCGTTGCGTCGTAGTTGGTGTAGACGACCTCGGGGTTCCACGGGTCGCTCACGTCCAGGATCCGGAGCCCGTTCCACAGGTCGTTGACGTAAACCCAAGGGTAGTCGGCCACGATCTGCGCGGGCATGCTGACATCGGACGCGGTCGCGAGATGCTGCGGGTGGGCGGGATCCGAGATGTCGATCACGAACACCCCCCACCAATCGACCGACACGAACGCAAAGACGCTGTCCACCGCGAGGCCGCCCACGAGGTCCGGTAGCTGGTACGAACCCACGCTCTCGGGGTCGGCTGGGTTGGAGATGTCGATGAGGCGGAGGTTCGAGTTGTAATCGAGGACGGCCGCGTAGTCGCCGCTTAGGTCCACGTAGGCGGCGCTGCTCGACGATCCGATCGTGCTCAAGGTGGCCGGCGCGTCCGGGTCGGTGAGGTCCAGTATCGAGAGCCCCGACTCGAGCGAGGTCACGTAGGCGAGGCCGTCGCGCACAACCACGTCGGTCACCCACTGGTACGGGAGGGCGGTCCCAGTCCGGGCGGAAAGGTCCGGGTTCGCGACATCGAACACGGTGATCCCAGTTCCTTGTTCCGCCGTGTAGGCGAGATCGCCCACGACCGCGACGCCCTGCGCCCCGGACCAGTTTCCGACCGCGGTCGCGAGGAACGGGTACTGGGGGTCGCTCACGTCCACGATCTGGAGCCCGCCGCTCATGGCGAGATAGGCGTACGGCTCCGCCACGGCCACCCGGCCGACTGCGTCGAACTCCTCCACCGTGTCGATGGAACCGAGAAGCACGGGCGAGGAGGGGATCGTGACGTCCACGACGTGAAGCCCGTCGTACCCGGCGGCCACGTAGACGCGGTTGCCGCGGACCTCCACGTCGCAGGCATCGCCGGGAAGCGAGAGGGAAGCGATCGAGTCCGGAGCGGTGGGGACGGAAACGTCGACCACCAGAAGGTCCGCGTTGTACCCGGCGACGTAGGCGATCCCGTCCTCCACCACGACGTCCCGGAGCCATCCGGGCAGGGAGACCGATCCGATGACGGCCGCGTCGGTGGGATCCGAGACGTCGACGACGAGAAGCCCGCCGTAGTAGGTCACGTACGCGAGGGTGTCCTCCACGGCGAGGCCGAACGTGTAGTCCGGCGTCGGGATCGTATCGACCGCGACGGGCGCCGCGGGATTGGACACGTCGAAGATCAGGACTCCGCCCGCGCGATCGGCGAGGAAAGCGTAGCTTCCCTGAATGGCGACGTCGAAGCAGTAGTCGGAGGTGGGCGCGTACCCGAGAGCCGTCGGGGCGATTGGGTCGCCGAGATCCGCGATCCGGAACCCGTACTCCCCGCAGGCCGCATAGGCGCGGTCGCCGGCGATGGCCAGATCGAGGGCGCCGATGAGGTCGCCCTGCCCGACGATGTGCGGCATCGTCCCGTAGTCGACGCAATCCTCCGCCGCCGCGCCGAAGGCGAAGAGCGCCGTCCACGCGACGAGGAGCATGAGGATTCCGATTCGATTCGTCTCGATCCGATTCGCGCGCTTGCTTCGGATGATCATGGAGACCTCCTTCCCTTCCGGGTCTTCTTCCTAACGTCCGCGGGAATCATACGGAACCGGCGTTACGCAGGCGTTACGCGCGGGAAGGGAATCGGCGGGTCCGCGGGACGGTCGATCGACGGGTTAACGTCAATCCGTCAGAAGTGTGCTCCTTGCAGGGCCGCCGGGGCGCGGGGCGAGGGGGTGAACCGGCGAGTTCCCGAGCGCGCCGGGCCCTGCCGATCCGGCCACATGCGGTGGGCCCGGTGCGCGAGGACTGTTTGAGCCAGCACCCCTTGCCCCGCGGCCCGCCCGAGAAAACACCGGTCGAGTTTCTGTCGGATCAAGGTCAGTCCATCCGTGCCATCTCCAGCACTCCGTGGATGTCGTAGTCGATCTCGTCCGCTAGCCTGGACTATGCACGCGTTTTCGTCGCGAGGACGCGGAGCTAGGGGCCGAGAGGCCGACCTGGACGAGCCGCTCCCGGAATCGTAGTCTCGGCCCCCCCGGCGCGCTAGGACTTGTCGCTCGTAACCGTCGCGACAAGATCCAAGCGCGCCACGGGTCCCTGATGAGGAAGCGGCGAAGGAAGGGAGGCCTCGTAGGCATCTTCTCGCGCGACCGAGGCGGGCACCCGTCCCGGAGGGACGGGTCGCCGAGGAAGCTCCCGGAGCGCGGAAGCGCGAAGGGAGATCCGCGGCCAGAGTAGGAAACGCGTGCATAGTCCAGGCTAGGGCGCCGGGCAGAAGGTTGGGGAGTTGGTCCGCATCGTACGTCGCGTTGACCGGGTTCCCCTGGGGGATCCGATTGACCCGGACCCACGGACCGCCCCCGCCAACCGCCGCGTTCCAACAATAGGGTATCAGGTACCGAGAAGAGGTACACTTGCAGGAGCATGGAGCCGTTTCTTCGATCGCTCCGCTCGCGCCTCCGCGGACGGGTCTTCGCCGACACGATGCGGCGCGGCCTCTACGCGACCGATGCGAGCATCTATCAGATCTTCCCGGTCGCGGCCGCCGTTCCGGAGGACGCGGAGGACGTCCGCGCGGCGCTCTTGGTCGCCGCCGAGCACCGCGTGCCGATCATTCCGCGGGGAGCCGGCACGAGCCTCGGGGGCCAAGTCGCCGGGACAGCGCTCGTTCTCGACCTCTCGAAGCACTTTCGCCGCGTGCTCGAGGTGAACGTCGAGGAGCGGTGGGCGCGCGTCGAGCCGGGGGTCGTGCGCGACGAGCTGAACGCGACGCTCGCCCCGCTCGGCCTCCACTTCGCCCCCGATCCGGCGACGACGAACCGCGCCACGATCGGCGGCATGATCGGGAACAACGCGTCGGGGATGCGGAGCATCCGCTACGGGATGACGATCCATCATGTCGAGGAAACGCGCGCGCTTCTCGCGGACGGATCGCTCCTCCACACGCGGGACCTCGACGCGGCCGCGCGCGCGCGAATCGAGCGAGACGGCGGCGCGGAAGGGAGGATCCTCGGCGGCCTTCGCGCGGTCGTGGACCGGCATCGCCCAAAGATCGAGGAGCGCTTCCCGAAGGTGATGCGCAAGGTCGCCGGCTACAACCTCGACGCGTTCCTCTCGAACGATCGATGGAACCTCTCGAACCTCCTCGTCGGGAGCGAGGGGACGCTCGCTCTCCTTCTCGAGGCCCGCGTTCGGCTCGAACCACTCCCCGCACAAACGATCCTCTGCGTTCCCCATTTCGTGACGCTCCGCGCCGCGCTCCGCGCCGTCCCCGCGATCCTCCCCCACGATCCCTCCGCGATCGAGGTTCTCGACGAGATCCTGATCCGCGAGGCGCGCGCGAA
It includes:
- a CDS encoding tryptophanase, which translates into the protein MDYPMEPFKIKVVEAIPRTSREERRAALEKSGYNLFNIPAEKVTIDLLTDSGTSAMSDNQWAGLMVGDESYAGSRNYYRFEKTVHEIFGYPHVIPAHQGRVAENLLFSTVVKAGDSVPNNIHFDTTRANIEHNRGRAVDCVIDEGLDPRADHPFKGNMDLGKLERTIREVGRERVPLCLLTITNNSGGGQPVSLENIRATRALLDRYGIPLYFDACRFAENCYFIKKREPGYADRDLLSIAREIFSYGDGCTMSAKKDGLVNIGGFLCTKDPALAEKITNLLILVEGFPTYGGLAGRDIEAIARGLSEVLHEDYLEYRIAQVRFLGDLLDREGVPILKPVGGHAVYLDARAFLPEVPQSRFPAQALACELYVEGGIRTVEIGSLMFGHKDPKTGKETHPELEMVRLAIPRRVYTTAHMEYTGETICSVFRRRDKIRGLDLVHEAPVLRHFTARLRPVSAGEEMRP
- a CDS encoding PTS sugar transporter subunit IIA — encoded protein: MATTISSLIDRDRVLLPLRSSAKEEVLDEMIDRWVRLSGREDLRERIRASVWEREREVSTGIGRGVAIPHAEIDADFETSAVIGISPKGVDFDALDSSPVHVVFLLVCPFREEQARLKILRGLSRLLGEASVRKALRKASSEEEIVEIVRDNERAE
- a CDS encoding T9SS type A sorting domain-containing protein, giving the protein MIIRSKRANRIETNRIGILMLLVAWTALFAFGAAAEDCVDYGTMPHIVGQGDLIGALDLAIAGDRAYAACGEYGFRIADLGDPIAPTALGYAPTSDYCFDVAIQGSYAFLADRAGGVLIFDVSNPAAPVAVDTIPTPDYTFGLAVEDTLAYVTYYGGLLVVDVSDPTDAAVIGSVSLPGWLRDVVVEDGIAYVAGYNADLLVVDVSVPTAPDSIASLSLPGDACDVEVRGNRVYVAAGYDGLHVVDVTIPSSPVLLGSIDTVEEFDAVGRVAVAEPYAYLAMSGGLQIVDVSDPQYPFLATAVGNWSGAQGVAVVGDLAYTAEQGTGITVFDVANPDLSARTGTALPYQWVTDVVVRDGLAYVTSLESGLSILDLTDPDAPATLSTIGSSSSAAYVDLSGDYAAVLDYNSNLRLIDISNPADPESVGSYQLPDLVGGLAVDSVFAFVSVDWWGVFVIDISDPAHPQHLATASDVSMPAQIVADYPWVYVNDLWNGLRILDVSDPWNPEVVYTNYDATGAPALSGNRLYVAALDLMVFDVTDPASPSLLGSADFPGGADGMTVAGDLLYASGNGLHVFDISDADAPIYVGVASTGGIAHSAAVTESRVYQAAELGHLEIFLPHCAVQSGIDEPSARPSGLATAIGAWPNPFAPQTSISFALAKACPVELTVYDVSGRRIATLARGQHEAGSHVVSWDGRDTSGRDVAAGTYFMRLVAGEMTATKKVVRVR